Proteins encoded in a region of the Streptomyces sp. NBC_01381 genome:
- a CDS encoding transposase family protein: MLVYPSAIDLSSRTLRYLSRQLATRRGEVGTRWRRLSTGRQALLTPAHLRCGDTYAQLAAGFGVGIATVYRYIREAVNVLATLAPTLTDAVGAVRHKAFVILDGTLLPIDRTAVDRPYYSGKHKRHGMNVQVLTDLFGRLIWASPALPGSTHDLTGARAHGLVEALAEAELECWADRAHQGAGRHIRVPIRGRKLQRWQRRHNTTHAKIRCVGEQAMSTLKSWRVLRKIRCSTTWITDLIRAILALHLATSV; encoded by the coding sequence GTGCTTGTCTACCCGTCCGCCATCGATCTGTCGAGCCGTACTTTGCGATACCTGAGCAGGCAACTTGCTACGCGGCGAGGGGAAGTCGGTACGCGGTGGCGACGTCTTTCTACGGGACGCCAGGCCCTGCTCACGCCGGCACACCTGCGGTGCGGTGACACCTACGCCCAACTCGCCGCAGGATTCGGCGTCGGGATCGCCACGGTCTACCGCTACATACGAGAGGCCGTCAACGTCCTCGCCACCCTCGCGCCCACGCTGACCGATGCCGTGGGGGCCGTGCGGCACAAGGCGTTCGTCATCCTGGACGGCACCCTGTTGCCGATCGACCGGACCGCCGTCGACCGCCCGTACTACTCGGGGAAACACAAGCGCCATGGCATGAACGTGCAGGTGCTGACCGATCTGTTCGGCCGTCTCATATGGGCTTCTCCGGCCCTGCCCGGATCCACCCATGATCTGACCGGGGCTCGTGCCCACGGACTCGTCGAGGCCCTGGCCGAGGCCGAATTGGAGTGCTGGGCCGACCGCGCCCACCAGGGCGCCGGCCGCCACATCCGCGTACCGATCCGAGGCCGGAAGCTCCAGCGATGGCAGCGGCGTCACAACACCACCCACGCCAAGATCCGGTGCGTCGGCGAACAAGCCATGTCCACCCTGAAGAGCTGGCGCGTCCTCCGCAAGATCCGGTGCAGCACCACCTGGATCACCGACCTCATACGGGCAATACTCGCCCTCCACCTCGCCACTTCCGTATGA
- a CDS encoding acyl-CoA dehydrogenase family protein, giving the protein MEPQDLEILRQFVKSQIGGEDTQLDSLSEKPRQLYEDFRATGLANWWLPEESGGRGFSLEDGVEIVNEIAYGDAGVAFTLLVSILGSTVVRLYGSDDLKARYLEPMASGGTFCAALGSERDAGSELNRIGTVAARSGNDLVLTGEKFFATNADFADFLLVIAKAADDPDEYLAVVVPRDAPGIEVVKRWDVIGLRASHTYSVRLDNCRVPAANQLSGSGLRLLETGLNASRTLIAASAIGIARRIRDHCMTYAKEKQFRGGSLLESPVLAQKLGQMEMQIDVMKSHCLKAAREYDEIMAGPDAAKVFSRKGTLKSALTAKIFCGQAGWSIASAGSEMFGGLGYTSELPIGKLLRDMRYVSIVEGGDEVLRELLFSRYVIPVSRRS; this is encoded by the coding sequence ATGGAACCTCAAGACCTGGAGATTCTCCGACAGTTCGTCAAAAGCCAAATCGGCGGTGAAGACACGCAGTTGGACTCCCTGTCGGAGAAACCTCGCCAGCTGTATGAGGACTTCCGTGCGACGGGGCTTGCCAACTGGTGGCTGCCCGAGGAGTCCGGGGGCCGCGGGTTCTCCCTCGAGGACGGGGTCGAGATCGTCAACGAGATCGCGTACGGCGATGCCGGCGTGGCCTTCACGCTGCTCGTGTCGATCCTCGGCAGCACCGTGGTCCGGCTCTACGGATCGGACGACCTCAAGGCCCGTTACCTGGAGCCCATGGCGAGCGGCGGAACGTTCTGCGCCGCGCTGGGCAGTGAACGCGACGCGGGAAGCGAGCTGAACAGGATCGGGACGGTTGCCGCGCGGTCGGGGAACGATCTCGTCCTGACCGGCGAGAAGTTCTTCGCCACCAACGCGGACTTCGCCGACTTCCTGCTCGTCATCGCCAAGGCCGCCGACGATCCGGATGAGTACCTCGCGGTCGTGGTCCCGAGGGACGCGCCAGGGATCGAGGTGGTCAAGCGCTGGGACGTCATCGGGCTGCGTGCCTCGCACACCTACTCGGTGAGGCTGGACAACTGTCGAGTGCCCGCCGCCAACCAGCTGTCCGGCTCCGGGCTGCGGCTCTTGGAGACCGGGCTCAACGCCAGCCGGACCCTCATCGCGGCCAGTGCGATCGGCATCGCCAGGCGGATACGTGATCACTGCATGACGTACGCGAAGGAGAAGCAGTTCCGCGGGGGCTCCCTTCTGGAAAGCCCGGTCCTGGCGCAGAAGCTGGGGCAGATGGAGATGCAGATCGACGTCATGAAGAGTCATTGCCTGAAGGCCGCCCGCGAGTACGACGAGATCATGGCAGGGCCCGATGCCGCCAAGGTGTTCTCCAGGAAGGGAACACTGAAGTCGGCGCTGACGGCGAAGATCTTCTGCGGCCAGGCGGGCTGGAGCATTGCGAGTGCGGGTTCCGAGATGTTCGGGGGACTTGGATACACGAGCGAGCTGCCGATCGGGAAGCTGCTCAGGGACATGCGTTATGTCTCGATCGTCGAGGGAGGCGACGAGGTGCTGCGTGAACTGCTGTTCAGCCGCTACGTGATACCCGTCTCGCGCCGCTCGTGA
- a CDS encoding type 2 lanthipeptide synthetase LanM family protein — protein sequence MSGTQKKSRITRLSSTADEARSLYVGERLPGAPLPVPRSGTASDRFAGWRQMAPFRGESFADNLRAVGVEPEQLQRLLSEEPAETAARLPDAFPPPWVSPFAEAYEMYGEGSDEQPDSLPPLMRLAEPVVRRARARLREALLADPAIAVIEGLADALCADVPLQQLDMTLGPTVILEVNLAREQNSLAGATAQERFASFTKRLTTDGYRVEFWTRYPVLARRVTEVMEQWVKTRLTFARHLRDDLHEVTHTLMGRQFEEQTPAIGAVAFGQGDTHNGGQSVARVDFADGSAVIYKPRSLGVDTAFNALIARFVQDSGLALSTPRVVERQGHGWVELVQPAPCTSPDEAAEFYRRLGALLCLVYALNGTDLHHENLIAAGAHPVLIDLEALFHPAGGSAAVWATDTRTTADPAAEVLRTSVLTTGLLPGKTLIGQESGRTRHTDLSGINGSGGQPWLVPVLVPQDMGTDKIRLVSREVQVPGADNRPRTRDGVLINPGRFTDDVLTGFRLGYEWLREHRDELLTPGGLIDGFAGHPVRYLHRATYVYGQVLTESFHPDFARDALDREQSVARLCSGWQGAPHREMIVRSELDALLSGDIPFFQVIPGARDLLLDNGRKIPRFLAEAPLDLVRKRLRRLGRDDRERQEWIIGAAFADLCPPDSRRRAPAGSEGRTGNAAAIRAALPAKALREAEKIGDRLMRLASVTGDRVGWLGTRTVAADVSDIEPVGADLYSGTSGIGLFFRALGRVSGRQRYADFADLVAADVVRRVTSPGAAHSQPADGAPALGAFAPGLSALFLMSHERRLPGPAGSYEAVRDALLPRLDEAIAHDEQLDVFGGSAGCVLVLLSALAVDDDPRLLATARRAGDHLLARAETTPAGAAWRNESVHSKEPITGLAHGTSGIIMALSRLANLVHDERYRTAAARALDYEAAAFDPDAGNWPDLRDGAAERFRSAWCHGAAGLALSRFDLMGVPELRENAVLDVAAALRVTPPSRGNHSLCHGDLGNLELFLLAEQHGLSEPGTLDHRLDACLQSAHRDGWRCGSPDGAEVPGLFTGLAGIGYNLLRLTAPDAVPSALLLHPPGMLNQHAARTAPYVRQVEKGAAGLGQPGSWPASA from the coding sequence ATGTCCGGGACGCAGAAGAAGAGCCGCATCACACGGCTGTCCAGTACCGCCGATGAGGCTCGCTCGCTCTACGTCGGCGAACGCCTTCCGGGCGCGCCTTTGCCGGTGCCGCGTTCCGGCACAGCCAGTGATCGGTTCGCCGGATGGCGGCAGATGGCCCCCTTCCGCGGTGAATCCTTCGCGGACAACCTACGGGCCGTGGGAGTTGAGCCCGAGCAGCTTCAGCGGCTTCTGAGCGAGGAGCCGGCCGAAACGGCGGCCCGGCTGCCTGATGCCTTTCCCCCGCCCTGGGTGAGTCCGTTCGCCGAGGCGTACGAAATGTATGGCGAGGGGAGCGACGAACAGCCGGACTCGCTGCCGCCCTTGATGCGCCTGGCCGAGCCGGTCGTGCGCCGCGCACGCGCCAGACTGCGGGAGGCACTGCTGGCAGATCCCGCCATCGCGGTGATCGAGGGGCTGGCCGACGCCTTGTGTGCGGATGTTCCCCTGCAGCAGCTCGACATGACGCTCGGCCCCACCGTGATCCTTGAGGTCAACCTGGCGCGCGAGCAGAACTCGCTGGCCGGCGCCACCGCACAGGAGCGGTTCGCGTCCTTCACCAAGCGGCTCACCACAGACGGATACCGGGTGGAGTTCTGGACCCGGTACCCCGTACTGGCCCGCCGGGTCACCGAAGTCATGGAGCAATGGGTCAAGACCCGCCTGACGTTCGCCCGCCACCTCCGCGATGACCTGCACGAGGTCACCCATACCCTGATGGGCCGTCAGTTCGAGGAGCAGACACCCGCCATCGGTGCGGTCGCCTTCGGGCAGGGCGATACGCACAACGGCGGCCAAAGCGTGGCCAGGGTGGACTTCGCCGATGGCAGCGCCGTCATCTACAAGCCCCGCTCCCTCGGCGTGGACACCGCTTTCAACGCCCTGATCGCCCGCTTCGTCCAGGACAGTGGCCTGGCGCTGAGCACTCCGCGGGTGGTGGAGCGGCAAGGCCACGGGTGGGTCGAGCTGGTGCAGCCGGCCCCGTGCACGTCGCCGGACGAGGCGGCGGAGTTCTACCGGCGCCTGGGGGCCCTGCTCTGCCTCGTGTACGCCCTCAACGGCACGGACCTGCACCACGAGAACCTCATTGCCGCGGGCGCCCATCCTGTGCTCATCGACCTGGAAGCGCTCTTCCACCCGGCCGGCGGCAGCGCGGCCGTGTGGGCCACCGACACCCGCACGACGGCCGATCCGGCGGCGGAGGTGCTGCGCACGTCGGTCCTCACCACGGGCCTGCTCCCCGGGAAGACGCTCATCGGCCAGGAGTCGGGCCGCACCAGGCACACCGACCTGAGCGGCATCAACGGCTCCGGCGGACAGCCCTGGCTCGTGCCCGTCCTCGTTCCCCAGGACATGGGGACGGACAAGATCCGCCTGGTCAGCCGGGAGGTTCAGGTCCCCGGCGCCGACAACCGCCCCCGCACCCGCGACGGAGTCCTGATCAACCCGGGCCGGTTCACCGACGACGTCCTGACAGGGTTCCGCCTGGGGTACGAGTGGCTGCGCGAGCACCGCGACGAACTGCTCACCCCGGGCGGGCTGATCGACGGGTTCGCCGGACACCCGGTGCGCTATCTGCATCGCGCCACCTACGTGTACGGCCAGGTCCTCACGGAGAGCTTCCATCCCGACTTCGCCCGCGATGCGCTGGACCGCGAGCAGAGCGTGGCGCGCCTGTGCTCGGGCTGGCAGGGAGCCCCGCACCGGGAAATGATCGTCCGCAGCGAACTGGACGCGCTGCTGAGCGGCGACATCCCCTTCTTCCAAGTGATCCCGGGCGCACGGGACTTGTTGCTGGACAACGGCCGGAAGATACCGAGGTTTCTCGCCGAGGCGCCGCTGGATCTCGTACGAAAGCGCCTGCGCCGCCTGGGGCGGGACGACCGCGAGCGGCAAGAATGGATCATTGGTGCGGCCTTCGCGGATCTCTGTCCACCTGACAGCCGCCGCCGGGCCCCCGCCGGCTCCGAGGGGCGTACGGGAAACGCTGCGGCCATCCGCGCCGCGCTGCCCGCCAAGGCGCTCAGGGAGGCGGAGAAGATCGGTGACCGGCTCATGCGGCTGGCCTCCGTCACAGGAGACCGGGTCGGGTGGCTGGGGACGCGCACGGTCGCCGCGGACGTGAGCGACATCGAGCCGGTGGGAGCCGACCTCTATTCGGGCACATCAGGGATCGGCCTGTTCTTCCGGGCTCTGGGCCGCGTCAGCGGCCGGCAGCGGTACGCGGACTTCGCCGACCTGGTGGCCGCGGACGTCGTGCGGCGTGTCACCTCTCCAGGGGCCGCGCACTCTCAACCAGCCGACGGCGCACCGGCTCTGGGGGCCTTTGCTCCCGGTCTGAGCGCACTGTTCCTGATGAGTCACGAGCGCCGGCTGCCCGGCCCGGCCGGATCCTACGAAGCGGTCCGGGACGCCCTGCTGCCCCGGCTGGACGAGGCCATCGCGCACGACGAGCAGCTGGACGTCTTCGGCGGCAGCGCCGGTTGCGTCCTGGTGCTGCTGAGCGCGCTCGCCGTCGACGACGACCCGCGCTTGCTGGCCACGGCGCGGCGTGCCGGCGACCATCTGCTCGCTCGCGCCGAGACGACGCCTGCCGGCGCCGCGTGGCGCAATGAGAGCGTGCACAGCAAAGAGCCCATCACCGGCCTCGCGCACGGCACTTCGGGCATCATCATGGCACTGTCACGCCTCGCGAACCTGGTCCACGACGAGCGGTACCGCACTGCGGCGGCCCGGGCACTCGACTATGAGGCAGCCGCCTTCGACCCGGATGCGGGCAACTGGCCGGACCTTCGTGACGGGGCCGCCGAACGGTTCCGCTCGGCGTGGTGCCACGGCGCGGCGGGCCTCGCCCTGTCGCGCTTCGACCTCATGGGCGTACCGGAGTTGCGGGAGAACGCGGTGCTGGACGTGGCCGCCGCGCTGCGCGTGACCCCACCGAGCCGTGGCAACCACAGCCTCTGCCACGGCGATCTGGGCAACCTTGAGCTGTTTCTGCTGGCCGAGCAGCACGGCCTCTCGGAACCGGGGACACTGGACCACCGGTTGGACGCGTGCCTGCAGAGCGCGCACCGCGACGGCTGGCGGTGCGGCTCCCCCGACGGGGCCGAGGTTCCGGGGCTGTTCACCGGTCTTGCGGGCATCGGCTACAACCTGCTGCGGCTGACCGCTCCGGACGCCGTGCCCTCGGCCCTGCTGCTGCACCCCCCCGGCATGCTGAACCAGCATGCGGCCCGAACAGCGCCGTACGTCCGGCAGGTGGAGAAGGGCGCAGCGGGCCTTGGCCAGCCCGGGTCCTGGCCCGCGTCCGCCTAA
- a CDS encoding SDR family NAD(P)-dependent oxidoreductase has product MDLAYAGKSVVVTAAGRGIGAAVVRTFLAEGARVLGADVEVSRELKESGALTFEGDLTTVEGAELLARRASEEFPEGVDVLVNAVGGLAGMPITGLDGLTEEVWQRGFDLNLNSAVRVTRALVPQLREAVVSVASSVGRWPSQGPYFYASSKAALRAWSKGLADDLGERGIRVNSVSPGLITTPLWDEYGPRLSKEWGMETFEEFEREIPGMAHVTSGRWGTAQEVANLIVFLGSSAASYITGADYLIDGGMEKVL; this is encoded by the coding sequence ATGGATCTGGCGTACGCAGGCAAGTCGGTCGTGGTGACTGCGGCAGGCCGGGGCATCGGAGCTGCGGTGGTCCGCACGTTTCTGGCGGAGGGGGCGCGCGTTCTGGGTGCGGACGTGGAGGTGTCCAGGGAGCTCAAGGAGAGCGGTGCCCTCACCTTCGAAGGCGATCTGACGACCGTGGAGGGTGCCGAGCTGCTGGCCCGGCGGGCGTCCGAGGAGTTCCCGGAAGGCGTCGACGTACTGGTCAACGCGGTCGGCGGGCTGGCCGGCATGCCGATCACGGGTCTCGACGGGCTCACCGAGGAGGTCTGGCAGCGCGGCTTCGACCTCAACCTGAACTCGGCGGTCCGGGTGACCCGGGCGCTGGTGCCGCAGCTCAGGGAGGCCGTGGTGAGCGTCGCCTCCAGCGTCGGCCGGTGGCCGAGCCAGGGCCCCTACTTCTATGCGTCGTCGAAGGCGGCTCTGCGGGCGTGGTCCAAGGGGCTGGCAGACGACCTCGGCGAGCGGGGAATCCGGGTGAACTCGGTCTCTCCCGGGCTGATCACGACGCCTCTGTGGGACGAGTACGGGCCCCGGCTGAGCAAGGAATGGGGCATGGAGACGTTCGAGGAGTTCGAGCGGGAGATCCCGGGCATGGCCCACGTCACGTCCGGGCGATGGGGCACGGCACAGGAGGTCGCCAACCTGATCGTCTTCCTGGGTTCGTCCGCCGCCTCGTACATCACCGGGGCCGACTACCTCATCGACGGCGGCATGGAGAAGGTCCTGTGA
- a CDS encoding NAD(P)/FAD-dependent oxidoreductase, giving the protein MKSRAEGHAVVVGAGPAGLFAARVLADAYGRVTVVERDDPADEHRRGVPQSEHAHDFLARGYQIAEGWFPGVGDEMVAGGAHAGDIARDVRWVIGGSPLVKGDSGLTTVVSSRTFRERHLRARVEALPHVTVLGGRDVAGLSFSGDGSVVDGVLLGPDGAERLSADLVVDASGRGSRTPVWLEEHGYGRVEEEKLKVDVGYATRVVRAPADAFAGDVCINIVASPDSPRGGSCQRVEGDRVVVTLYGVLGDHPPTDVEGFNAFAKSLAAPDIHEILEVSEPLTEARRYRFPASLRRRYEQMGSFPRGLLLLGDAVCSLNPRYGQGMAFAALQALALQDHLQEEGEGLEAGAYFQRLAGQAVDPVWGMTLLSDLSFPGVQGERTPETLQVLDIVGRTQIAATLDGSLALSCLRVFGLIDPPTALMDPAVQERVHETLTRRPAHAGSGTEGNSETDRGN; this is encoded by the coding sequence ATGAAATCACGCGCAGAAGGCCACGCGGTCGTCGTGGGGGCCGGTCCGGCCGGCCTCTTTGCGGCCCGGGTGCTGGCCGACGCCTATGGGCGGGTGACCGTCGTGGAGCGGGACGATCCCGCCGACGAGCACCGGCGCGGGGTTCCGCAGAGCGAACACGCGCATGACTTCCTGGCCCGCGGCTACCAGATCGCGGAGGGGTGGTTCCCCGGTGTCGGTGACGAGATGGTGGCCGGCGGCGCCCACGCCGGGGACATCGCCCGCGACGTCCGCTGGGTGATCGGCGGCAGCCCTCTGGTCAAAGGCGACTCCGGGCTGACCACCGTGGTCAGCTCCCGTACGTTCAGGGAGCGCCACCTGCGAGCCCGCGTCGAAGCACTCCCGCACGTGACGGTGCTCGGTGGACGGGACGTCGCCGGGCTGTCCTTCTCCGGGGACGGGAGTGTCGTCGACGGGGTGCTCCTGGGGCCCGACGGGGCCGAAAGACTGTCGGCCGACCTCGTCGTGGACGCCTCGGGGCGGGGCTCCCGCACCCCGGTGTGGCTGGAGGAACACGGCTACGGGCGGGTCGAGGAGGAAAAGCTCAAGGTCGACGTGGGGTACGCCACCCGCGTCGTGCGGGCGCCGGCGGACGCCTTCGCCGGGGATGTCTGCATCAACATCGTCGCCTCTCCCGACTCCCCGCGCGGGGGGTCGTGCCAGCGGGTGGAGGGTGACCGCGTGGTGGTGACGCTCTACGGCGTGCTCGGGGACCACCCGCCGACCGATGTGGAGGGCTTCAATGCCTTCGCCAAGTCGCTGGCGGCCCCGGACATCCACGAGATTCTGGAGGTCTCCGAGCCGCTGACCGAGGCGCGGCGCTACCGCTTCCCGGCCAGCCTGCGGCGGCGCTATGAGCAGATGGGCTCCTTCCCCCGCGGGCTGCTGCTGCTCGGCGACGCCGTGTGCAGTCTCAATCCCCGTTACGGGCAGGGGATGGCGTTCGCCGCCCTGCAGGCCCTGGCGCTTCAGGACCATCTGCAGGAGGAAGGGGAGGGGCTGGAGGCGGGCGCGTACTTCCAGCGGCTCGCCGGGCAGGCCGTCGATCCGGTCTGGGGCATGACGCTGCTCAGCGATCTCAGCTTTCCCGGGGTCCAGGGCGAGCGGACGCCGGAGACGCTGCAGGTGCTGGACATCGTGGGCCGGACTCAGATCGCGGCCACCCTTGACGGGTCGCTGGCCCTCAGCTGCCTGCGGGTCTTCGGGCTGATCGACCCGCCGACCGCGCTCATGGATCCCGCGGTCCAGGAGCGCGTACACGAAACGCTGACCCGTCGGCCGGCACATGCCGGCTCCGGGACAGAAGGCAATTCAGAAACCGATAGGGGAAATTGA
- a CDS encoding ketoacyl-ACP synthase III family protein — MRFDDLYITGLGVHIPGRVTVADAVERGDFDERLARHTDLASIAVSDGVSAPAMAAEAARTALRRSGTVPLDVDLILHADVYYQGHDLWAPVSYIQREAVGNRCPAIEVRQLSNGGMAAMELAAGMLNGGLRTSSALLTTGDRFCEPGFDRWNGDPGTVYGDAGTALVLSRRPGFAQLRSLCTVSEPELEEMHRGDDPFGAEPFEVRQPMDLEATKQAFINKVGVSYSVARVRAGQSEVLKRALNEAGCELSDIDWFVLPHFGRRRLTQTFLRPWSLDPSATTWSWGRTVGHLGAGDQFAGLAYLTESGSAKPGQRILLAGIGAGFTWSCAVVEIRRTPSWDNP, encoded by the coding sequence ATGAGGTTCGATGACTTGTACATCACCGGACTCGGCGTCCACATACCCGGGCGGGTCACAGTCGCAGATGCCGTGGAACGCGGCGACTTCGACGAGAGGCTCGCACGGCACACGGACCTGGCCTCCATCGCCGTCTCGGACGGTGTGTCCGCGCCGGCCATGGCGGCCGAGGCCGCACGCACGGCGCTGCGGCGCTCCGGGACCGTCCCCCTGGACGTCGACCTGATCCTGCACGCCGATGTCTACTACCAGGGGCACGACCTGTGGGCCCCGGTCTCCTACATCCAGCGTGAAGCGGTGGGCAACCGCTGCCCCGCCATAGAGGTGCGCCAGCTCTCCAACGGCGGCATGGCGGCCATGGAACTGGCCGCCGGCATGCTCAACGGCGGCCTGCGCACCAGCTCGGCCCTGCTCACCACGGGCGACCGGTTCTGCGAGCCGGGCTTCGACCGCTGGAACGGCGACCCGGGCACCGTGTACGGCGACGCGGGCACGGCGCTCGTCCTGTCCCGCCGGCCCGGTTTTGCGCAGCTGCGCAGCCTGTGCACCGTCTCCGAGCCGGAACTGGAGGAGATGCACCGGGGCGACGACCCGTTCGGAGCGGAGCCGTTCGAGGTCCGGCAGCCCATGGACCTGGAGGCGACCAAGCAGGCCTTCATCAACAAGGTGGGCGTCTCCTACAGCGTCGCGCGCGTGCGGGCGGGCCAGTCGGAGGTCCTCAAGCGAGCACTCAACGAGGCTGGATGCGAGCTGTCCGACATCGACTGGTTCGTGCTGCCGCACTTCGGACGCCGCCGCCTCACGCAGACGTTCCTGCGGCCGTGGAGCCTGGACCCGTCCGCGACCACGTGGTCCTGGGGAAGGACCGTGGGGCATCTCGGCGCCGGCGACCAGTTCGCGGGCCTCGCCTATCTCACCGAGTCAGGCAGCGCCAAGCCGGGGCAACGGATCCTCCTGGCGGGCATCGGAGCCGGGTTCACCTGGTCGTGCGCCGTGGTGGAGATCCGGCGGACCCCTTCGTGGGACAACCCGTAG
- a CDS encoding aspartate aminotransferase family protein — translation MESAATEPELTEPYLATVLSSSGLGVEYVRAEGNTLFYLDTDGNEIAVTDYCGGYASLILGHNNAEITAHAKSVLDSGVPVYAQFSRHPVANRLAAKLNEILRRETGDTEPYFAHFASTGAEAIETAVKHAEFDRVLKVSALMGEIEEHVEQARDAAREGRLTVADSAYRKAAAGAPPKAATGSPQDALEHLVGAVARHNGEVAARPPVLLALEGSFHGKLMGSVQLTHNDGFRSAFGGLGTQALFLPHDQPDVLKKTVDGIRAQARVLDVVVTNGVAEVVERDFPAFCAFLVEPIQGEGGIRLLDRDAAAHIQRVSAEADCPLLIDEIQTGLGRTGAFFASSLVGLRGDYYALSKSLGGGIAKSSVVLVHQKRYRGEFELVHSSTFAKDGFSTAIALKVLEMLEAEDGAAYRQAVERGEMLRAALDRVRADYSDVVKETRGKGLLQGLEFHDQSGSGSAMISSAAAGGILGYVAAGFLLRAHHIRVLPTASAPNTLRFAPSLYLTEEETGRLETGLRDLCALLRDQDEQRLTG, via the coding sequence ATGGAATCGGCAGCAACGGAACCCGAGCTCACCGAACCGTACTTGGCCACCGTGCTGTCGAGTTCGGGCCTTGGTGTCGAATATGTGAGAGCCGAAGGCAACACGCTCTTCTACCTCGATACCGACGGCAATGAAATTGCGGTCACCGACTACTGCGGCGGATACGCGTCCTTGATCCTGGGCCACAACAATGCGGAGATCACGGCCCACGCGAAGTCCGTTCTGGACTCCGGGGTCCCGGTGTACGCCCAGTTCTCACGTCACCCCGTGGCCAACCGGCTCGCGGCAAAGCTCAACGAGATCCTCCGGCGCGAGACCGGAGACACCGAGCCCTACTTCGCGCACTTCGCCAGCACGGGCGCCGAGGCCATCGAAACGGCCGTCAAGCACGCGGAGTTCGACCGAGTGCTCAAGGTCTCGGCGCTGATGGGCGAGATCGAGGAGCATGTCGAGCAAGCACGGGACGCGGCGAGGGAGGGCCGCCTCACGGTGGCGGACTCCGCCTACCGCAAGGCCGCCGCGGGCGCACCGCCCAAGGCCGCCACCGGATCGCCGCAGGATGCCCTCGAGCACTTGGTGGGCGCCGTGGCCCGCCACAACGGCGAAGTGGCGGCCCGCCCGCCGGTGCTGCTGGCGCTGGAGGGATCGTTCCACGGGAAGCTGATGGGCAGCGTCCAACTCACCCACAACGACGGGTTCCGGTCGGCGTTCGGCGGACTGGGCACCCAGGCGCTCTTCCTCCCGCACGATCAGCCCGACGTACTCAAGAAGACCGTGGACGGGATACGGGCGCAGGCACGCGTCCTGGACGTGGTGGTCACCAACGGCGTCGCCGAAGTGGTGGAGCGCGACTTCCCCGCCTTCTGCGCCTTCCTGGTGGAGCCGATCCAGGGCGAAGGCGGCATCCGTCTGCTGGACCGGGACGCCGCGGCGCACATCCAGCGGGTGTCAGCCGAGGCGGACTGCCCGCTGCTGATCGACGAGATCCAGACGGGCCTGGGCCGCACCGGCGCCTTCTTCGCCAGCTCCCTGGTGGGACTGCGCGGTGACTACTACGCGCTGTCCAAGAGCCTGGGCGGCGGCATCGCCAAAAGCTCGGTCGTCCTGGTGCACCAGAAGCGCTACCGAGGGGAGTTCGAGCTGGTGCACAGCTCGACCTTCGCCAAGGACGGCTTCTCCACCGCCATCGCCCTCAAGGTGCTGGAGATGCTGGAGGCGGAGGACGGCGCGGCCTACCGGCAGGCCGTGGAGCGTGGCGAGATGCTGCGCGCGGCGCTCGACCGTGTGCGTGCCGACTACTCGGACGTCGTCAAGGAGACGCGAGGCAAGGGCCTGCTGCAGGGGCTGGAGTTCCACGACCAGTCCGGGTCCGGCTCCGCGATGATCAGCTCCGCCGCCGCGGGCGGGATCCTGGGGTACGTCGCTGCCGGCTTCCTGCTGCGGGCGCACCACATCAGGGTGCTGCCGACGGCCAGTGCGCCGAACACATTGCGGTTCGCTCCCTCCCTCTATCTGACAGAAGAGGAGACCGGCCGCCTGGAGACGGGACTGCGGGACCTGTGCGCCCTGTTGCGCGACCAGGACGAGCAGCGCCTGACGGGCTGA